Proteins encoded in a region of the Candidozyma auris chromosome 7, complete sequence genome:
- the UAP1 gene encoding UDP-N-acetylglucosamine diphosphorylase, whose amino-acid sequence MDSFVEAGQAHLFKHYGSLSDQEKKHLELQLSEIENPKNLVATVQEAIQFSKSAGEKSFAQLPKQSTSSTIEQSKEHLDRWFDLGLKAIANNEVAVLLLAGGQGTRLGCSDPKGCYDIGLPSGKTLFQIQAEKILKVQQLAKEKHPQSEPTVQWYIMTSGATREATESHFAKMNNFGLKKDQITFFNQGTLPCFSLDGSKMLMSSKSAICESPDGNGGLYKAIVKANLVEDFHKKHIKHIHMYCVDNCLVKVADPQFLGFAIEREFALATKTVRKRDAGESVGLIVLDEQKQRPCVIEYSEISPELAQKADPHDPAKLYLRAANIVNHYYSVDLLEQMLDKWTSSQEHLPFHIAKKKIPSLDLETGEFVKPEVPNGIKLEQFIFDVFPSVELDKFGCLEVERAEEFSPLKNNTAAANDNAHTCKKHYLELGTKWVREQGGIVPEGAFVEVSGLTSYHGEHMEFVKGKEYKDGDQI is encoded by the coding sequence ATGGATTCATTTGTCGAGGCCGGCCAGGCCCACTTGTTTAAGCACTACGGCTCGTTGCTGGAtcaggaaaagaagcaccTCGAGCTCCAGCTCAGCGAAATCGAAAACCCAAAGAACCTCGTGGCCACCGTGCAAGAGGCCATTCAGTTCTCAAAACTGGCGGGCGAAAAATCGTTTGCCCAGCTCCCCAAGCAACTGACGTCGTCGACCATCGAACAGCTGAAAGAACACTTGGACCGCTGGTTTGATCTTGGTTTGAAGGCCATTGCCAACAACGAGGTGGCGGTGCTTCTATTGGCTGGTGGCCAGGGCACTCGTTTGGGGTGTCTGGATCCAAAGGGCTGCTACGACATTGGCTTGCCCTCGGGAAAGACGTTGTTTCAGATCcaggcagagaagatcttgaaggtgCAGCAGTTGGCGAAGGAGAAGCATCCTCAGCTGGAGCCCACGGTCCAGTGGTACATTATGACTTCGGGAGCGACCCGTGAAGCCACAGAGAGCCATTTTGCCAAGATGAACAACTTTGGCTTGAAAAAGGACCAGATAACGTTCTTCAACCAGGGCACGTTGCCCTGCTTCAGTTTGGACGGCTCcaagatgttgatgagCCTGAAATCGGCTATTTGCGAGTCTCCCGACGGCAACGGTGGTCTTTACAAGGCGATCGTCAAGGCCAACCTCGTGGAGGAtttccacaagaagcaCATTAAGCACATACACATGTACTGCGTAGACAACTGTCTTGTCAAAGTGGCCGATCCGCAATTCCTTGGTTTTGCTATTGAGCGTGAGTTTGCCTTGGCCACCAAGACCGTGAGGAAGCGTGATGCCGGCGAGTCTGTTGGGCTCATAGTGTTGGATGAGCAGAAGCAAAGACCCTGTGTGATTGAGTACAGTGAAATTTCGCCCGAGTTGGCTCAAAAGGCTGATCCGCATGATCCGGCCAAGTTGTATTTGCGTGCAGCCAACATTGTCAACCACTACTACTCGGTGGATTTGCTCGAGCAGATGTTGGACAAGTGGACGTCGTCGCAAGAACACTTACCGTTCCATAttgccaagaagaagatcccTTCGCTCGACTTGGAAACTGGCGAGTTTGTCAAGCCCGAAGTGCCCAACGGTATCAAGTTGGAGCAGTTCATTTTTGATGTGTTTCCCTCGGTTGAGTTGGACAAGTTTGGGTGCTTGGAAGTGGAGAGAGCCGAGGAGTTCAGTCcgttgaagaacaacacTGCTGCCGCCAACGACAATGCCCACACGTGCAAGAAGCATTACCTTGAGTTGGGCACCAAGTGGGTCAGAGAGCAAGGAGGCATTGTTCCCGAAGGAGCGTTTGTGGAGGTGTCAGGATTGACAAGTTACCACGGAGAGCACATGGAGTTTGTCAAGGGCAAAGAGTACAAGGACGGCGACCAGAtttag
- a CDS encoding cleavage polyadenylation factor subunit FIP1, producing the protein MANSDDEDAYLYGSEDESPATKKQKIEAPPADTSSKEEPNDDMDQDKEDDNEDEDEDESSDDDIEFVIGDSAPKISTTTTTATSAAPAAANDTTEAKEESKDKEGIEVAKDAGASSIDINKVAELDGKPLTQVDLNELKDKPWRIPGADISDYFNYGFDEFTWTAYCHKQDKLRGEFNPQKVMADMMGGGSQGGMPMFPFPMPNMPMPPNMPNMPNMPNMPNMPNMPNMPNMPMPPNVSMPPGMPMPPNMQGMQGQGGGNSKAPQQKPQNQRSGRGYRNSPQPPKR; encoded by the coding sequence ATGGCCAATTCAGATGACGAAGACGCCTATCTATATGGATCTGAGGATGAGCTGCCCGCTACCAAAAAGCAGAAAATAGAAGCACCTCCCGCAGACACGAGCTCCAAGGAGGAACCCAATGATGATATGGACcaagataaagaagacgacaatgaagatgaggacGAAGACGAGTCTTCAGACGACGATATCGAGTTTGTAATTGGCGACCTGGCCCCAAAAATCAGTACCACCACAACCACTGCAACGAGCGCAGCGCCAGCAGCGGCAAACGATACCACAGAAGCTaaggaagaaagcaaagacaAGGAGGGTATCGAGGTGGCCAAAGACGCAGGAGCTTCGCTGATAGACATCAACAAAGTTGCAGAATTGGATGGCAAACCACTCACTCAAGTGGACTTGAACGAGCTCAAAGACAAGCCGTGGAGAATCCCTGGAGCGGATATCTCTGATTACTTCAATTACGGGTTCGACGAATTCACGTGGACAGCATACTGCCATAAACAAGATAAGCTACGGGGAGAGTTCAATCCGCAAAAAGTGATGGCCGACATGATGGGAGGAGGATCACAAGGAGGTATGCCAATGTTCCCATTCCCGATGCCCAACATGCCGATGCCACCCAATATGCCCAACATGCCAAACATGCCAAACATGCCAAACATGCCAAACATGCCGAACATGCCAAATATGCCAATGCCTCCAAATGTGTCTATGCCTCCTGGAATGCCCATGCCACCAAACATGCAAGGGATGCAAGGACAAGGAGGAGGGAACTCGAAAGCACCTCAGCAGAAGCCGCAGAACCAGCGATCAGGGCGTGGGTACAGAAACTCGCCTCAGCCGCCTAAGAGGTGA
- the ECM331 gene encoding Ecm331p translates to MLLQSLVLSLAGLAAAADSSSQKCSYSTTISAASAVSELASCPTLDGTIEITGDAIGNLQLGQVQTVKGDIHIFNSSSITAVDFSGLGNITGSLSFDALTQLHAIQFNQLQKAKELSFISLPSFSSLNLNSGLAEVSSLTLSDTAISSVDKLLQFDNIGVLNINNNKNVTSIDLSGLKTVSEGLTLSFNADNATVKLENLQWAANLTIQDVGDLSISNLEYVNGSFQLAYNLFEEVSFDNLKSVGSSLQLFANDELTAFSMDNLTEINGELRIFNNSKLEEMELSSLETVKGAINIDGEFGNFSLPELQEVDGDFSVSSTNEDFSCKPFKELHDKKKIKGHNFNCSEPSSSTSASSESGSSKSSGSSKSSGSGSSDSSSSSSSKKSSAAYLTPGMFLSSLVGTVLALLV, encoded by the coding sequence ATGTTGCTCCAGTCCCTCGTTTTATCTCTTGCCGGCCTCGCCGCTGCCGCAGACTCCTCCTCCCAGAAATGCTCCTACTCAACAACCATCTCGGCCGCCTCCGCCGTATCTGAGCTTGCCCTGTGTCCTACTTTGGATGGTACCATTGAAATCACCGGTGACGCCATTGGCAACCTCCAGTTGGGCCAGGTTCAAACCGTCAAGGGTGACATCCACATCTTCAACTCGAGTTCCATCACTGCCGTCGATTTCTCCGGTTTGGGCAACATCACCGGTTCTTTGTCGTTCGATGCCTTGACCCAGTTGCACGCTATCCAGTTCAACCAGTTGCAGAAAGCCAAGGAGCTCTCTTTCATCTCGTTGCCCTCGTTCTCGCTGCTTAACTTGAACTCGGGCCTTGCCGAGGTTTCGTCGTTGACTTTGTCCGACACCGCCATTTCTTCTGTCgacaagcttcttcagttCGACAACATTGGCGTGTtgaacatcaacaacaacaagaacgTCACCTCGATCGACTTGTCTGGCTTGAAGACCGTTTCTGAGGGCTTGACTTTGTCTTTCAACGCCGACAATGCCACCGTcaagttggagaacttgCAGTGGGCCGCCAACTTGACCATCCAGGATGTGGGAGACTTGTCGATCTCCAACTTGGAGTACGTCAACGGCTCTTTCCAGCTTGCCTACAACCTCTTTGAGGAGGTTTCTttcgacaacttgaagagcgTGGGCTCCTCCTTGCAGCTTTTCGCCAACGACGAGTTGACTGCCTTCTCCATGGACAACTTGACTGAGATCAACGGCGAGCTCCgtatcttcaacaactccaagttggaggagatggaGCTTTCCTCATTGGAGACCGTCAAGGGTGCCATCAACATCGACGGTGAATTTggcaacttctccttgcCAGAGTTGCAAGAGGTCGACGGTGACTTTTCCGTCAGCTCCACCAACGAGGACTTTTCTTGTAAGCCATTCAAGGAGTTGcacgacaagaagaagatcaagggCCACAACTTCAACTGCTCTGAGccatcttcttctactAGCGCTTCGTCTGAGTCTGGCTCTTCCAAGAGCTCCGGCTCATCCAAGAGCTCTGGCTCCGGTTCAAGCGactcctcttcttcttcttcttctaaGAAATCTTCTGCTGCCTACTTGACCCCAGGTATGTTCTTGTCTTCGCTCGTGGGCACTGTTCTTGCCCTCTTGGTGTAA
- the INT1 gene encoding Int1p — protein MTASPEKQSLLQDMDDPFTHENRSVDLLLQQIDPEGLNAEIDTSFSATASPTKPLNFPQMGSRPGPDIDSLEMARKEFNSSSDTYVSEHSDRIDNNNHSDNQNNLHIDSFDRNFATEANLNKTISLNLDQMASHLTLHDERAPSPSRSAMKSPTNPSSPRKSVAFPDADLEVHHHYAIENESSSRIEEEEVPYQPMNHAWSGVPKSHSQQASEKSVSTSPPQPPPHKSDTISSLLGNSEKSADVDRNVLSQYRVNQKNFSRMSLHEKLDLYLGQKHQDDLDIHMDRLDRLHQAETNETNQNIRSLSHHIELNHPQVENPLSMLSNSKEVHLRSAGSSQSSLPSLVDSNRYLSGSPVKSHSPGLALNDGIKGFPDHMADALFPQTNEAHHSDDSGVITFGVRQPASHEESSGISDNNEESVEHSFNSTKQSIMDLLNSASNHELEARRSSDELEQGNEKGVAFEEATNNKDEKVIRMEGHQREDLSREQFQHEEGRYSNHQEEYHHHEIQQESVSDVSVKNEEMSFVKPEETSDIKQEQYSFVKQEQNSFLGQEENEPAALGSPIKEEEQESSPYPDADDKMAGPYIKQEDHTVEFAEPPQMFLYPVKEETETTLSAPPTSNQSEDAFVVPIKEDAEQDKKPSPQSVYEEAQQVGKGFSKDDLDNDTGSFCEQRSPSSWDEFSKALKLRNSAEDLSEPNEVDDDAPNARNYDRTASLLESKDLSRLTIEHSDNTAPQVGIAERGVKAQPHQVKLVKSPINSLSNTPIISPLEGKFRDDFKDSGVDGDDDDSEEMQEKLATTHHTPRNSDAIFQNESGASSVDNFEDSSEVPLGKTLAPPKVNQVVDATKPPAKPESDAESKSSEKEAIDADKDSSALANSSNVNPPNDIRLPEVETNNASFADFTAKLRVSSGNSANSMSYEELLSAEHDKEKAALDFLSIWHSQRKQRQSQNSASQSNVYDVPSVSNYNTADLSQYERYRIPSSLQPRKFKEINLVSKRIVSPDHVDLNVSGFLPEISQMSGFEDHLNDFIKPEDETSIRSMSRTNSKRNVSGGLQGARRVSSRYNSLRPVRVYSREIVPSSFVNSEGGPKRSRFHVPSFEIKRSNSILSPKNQYNDIFEDTQPTIRASGMKTLPSMDRDDVKRIMQLKKSMSQEEYSNLKFGGASQKIVQGQAGNFEHVQQKASIYSSMLSSIPTHTEERTTLDHVSNELSAKPIALESHEAFVREADQDDMPSSNRQVAPKSSEQSFLPDPEPEYVGFPSENIDEKESHANVTPLAESDSNRLNVIPGAYDISDASRTPKKENMNTSPVKVVIAPYKEDQPRSPIKVNSSPIKLVRQGSSITGIKLEDKFNGNASFDGTQIVNNKIRENKGHHFALSTVSVPTLNADVESEQRSTGPEILDDSKVHSGTASAARSREPSAVQEIPKERGKLFLRVTGIKNINLPDIQERNGRFNITLDNGVHCIKTPNYKMHKSAVYVGKEFELTVGESLEFILTMKAIFEKPRETMKEIKERRVVKSKNKIGRMFGSKDIITTTKFVPQKVEDSWSHIVANDGSFARCYVDLDQYVDQITGTAANFNLNCFNEWATKSGSGARCEPYTIAQLEVKMLFVPRTEPYEILPTSIKSAYESLDDLRAEKDLKLEGYLHQEGGDCETWKKRFFKLSGTNLIAHSEFSHKTRAKINLAKVVEVIYVDKENMNRSSSNYRNFSDILLVENAFKIRFANGEIIDFGAPNKEEKIKWISTIQDIVYRNKFRRQPWVKIMQKNNVGKPRPRSIMSFASDLRN, from the exons ATGACCGCTCTGCCTGAAAAGCAGTCGCTTTTGCAAGACATGGATGATCCCTTCACCCACGAAAACC GCTCAGTAGACTTGCTTCTACAGCAGATCGATCCAGAGGGACTCAACGCAGAAATCGACACCTCCTTTTCCGCCACGGCGTCTCCAACAAAACCACTCAATTTCCCGCAAATGGGATCGAGACCTGGCCCAGACATCGACAGCTTGGAAATGGCCCGCAAAGAGTTCAACTCAAGCTCAGATACCTACGTGAGCGAACATAGCGACCGAATCGACAACAACAATCACAGCGACAACCAGAATAATCTTCACATCGACTCCTTCGACCGCAACTTTGCCACCGAGGCCAACCTCAACAAAACCATCAGCTTGAACCTCGACCAGATGGCCAGCCACTTGACGTTACATGATGAAAGagctccttctccttcaagatcgGCTATGAAGTCTCCTACAAACCCCAGCTCTCCCAGAAAAAGCGTGGCGTTCCCAGATGCCGATTTGGAGGTGCATCACCACTACGCAATAGAGAACGAGCTGAGCTCGagaatcgaagaagaagaggtcCCCTACCAGCCCATGAATCACGCGTGGTCTGGTGTTCCGAAATCACACTCACAGCAAGCTTCCGAAAAGCTGGTGCTGACTTCACCACCACAACCTCCTCCTCACAAATCAGACACTATTTCCAGTCTCCTAGGCAATTCCGAAAAGTCAGCAGACGTGGACCGTAATGTCCTATCGCAGTACCGTGTCAACCAGAAAAACTTTAGCAGAATGTCCCTCCACGAAAAATTGGACCTCTACTTAGGCCAGAAGCACCAAGACGACTTGGACATCCATATGGACCGCTTGGACAGGTTGCACCAGGCAGAAACCAACGAAACAAACCAAAACATCCGCAGTCTCTCGCATCACATCGAGTTGAACCACCCCCAGGTCGAGAATCCGCTCAGCATGCTTTCAAACTCGAAGGAAGTGCATTTGCGCTCCGCCGGCTCTTCGCAGTCTTCCCTCCCGTCCTTGGTCGACCTGAACCGATATTTGTCTGGTAGTCCTGTGAAGAGCCACAGTCCTGGATTGGCGCTCAATGACGGTATCAAAGGTTTCCCCGACCACATGGCCGATGCCTTATTTCCACAGACAAACGAAGCTCACCACTCCGATGACTCTGGTGTGATCACTTTTGGTGTTCGCCAGCCAGCAAGTCACGAGGAACTGCTGGGTATTTCAGACAACAATGAGGAATCCGTGGAGCACTCTTTCAATTCGACGAAGCAATCCATCATGGACCTTCTCAACTCAGCGTCCAATCATGAACTTGAAGCAAGGAGATCCAGTGACGAGCTTGAACAAGGCAACGAAAAGGGAGTGgcctttgaagaagcaacgAATAATAAAGACGAAAAAGTGATCAGGATGGAGGGACACCAACGAGAAGATCTCCTGCGAGAGCAATTTCAGCATGAGGAAGGTAGATACCTGAATCATCAGGAAGAATATCATCACCACGAGATTCAACAGGAATCTGTGTCAGATGTCTCTgtcaaaaatgaagagatgTCCTTCGTTAAGCCAGAGGAGACATCCGATATAAAGCAGGAGCAGTATTCATTTGTCAAGCAAGAACAGaattcttttcttggtcaagaagagaatgagcCGGCAGCCCTTGGTCTGCCtatcaaggaagaagaacaagaaagctCACCTTATCCCGATGCGGACGATAAAATGGCAGGTCCATATATCAAACAGGAGGATCACACTGTGGAATTTGCTGAACCTCCTCAAATGTTTCTCTACCCCGTGAAGGAAGAGACAGAGACCACCCTCAGTGCTCCCCCCACATCTAATCAAAGCGAGGATGCATTCGTAGTGCCTATCAAGGAGGATGCAGAACAAGATAAGAAGCCATCGCCACAAAGCGTttatgaagaagcacaacAAGTAGGGAAGGGTTTTTCAAAGGATGATCTCGATAATGATACAGGTTCGTTTTGCGAGCAACGTTCTCCAAGCCTGTGGGATGAATTTTCGAAAGCATTGAAGCTACGAAACTCAGCAGAGGATCTTTCTGAACCTAATGAAGTCGATGACGATGCACCAAATGCTCGCAATTACGATAGAACGGCGTCTTTGCTTGAATCAAAGGATCTCAGCAGACTTACAATTGAGCATCTGGACAACACAGCTCCACAGGTTGGTATTGCTGAGAGAGGAGTCAAGGCGCAACCACATCAGGTCAAGCTAGTGAAATCACCAATAAACTCGTTGTCTAATACTCCGATTATATCTCCACTTGAAGGCAAATTTAGAGACGATTTCAAGGACTCGGGCGTTGATGGTGACGATGACGACTCCGAGGAAATGCAAGAGAAATTAGCCACGACACATCATACTCCACGGAACTCAGACGCGATTTTCCAAAATGAATCAGGCGCATCATCAGTGGACAACTTCGAAGACTCGTCGGAAGTCCCTCTCGGTAAAACTCTCGCCCCACCTAAAGTCaaccaagttgttgatgctaCGAAGCCCCCCGCCAAACCTGAATCAGACGCTGAATCGAAATCGAGCGAAAAGGAAGCAATTGATGCTGATAAAGATTCGAGTGCGCTTGCGAATTCTTCCAACGTCAATCCGCCGAATGACATAAGACTTCCAGAAGTGGAGACAAATAATGCTTCGTTCGCAGACTTCACCGCCAAGCTAAGAGTATCATCTGGAAATTCGGCAAATTCGATGTCGTACGAGGAGCTTCTATCAGCCGAACAtgacaaggagaaggcagCCCTCGATTTCTTATCTATTTGGCATTCTCAGCGCAAACAACGTCAGAGTCAAAACTCAGCATCGCAGTCTAATGTCTACGATGTACCATCTGTGCTGAACTATAACACTGCTGACTTGTCTCAATACGAGAGGTACAGAATTCCCTCTAGCTTACAGCCTAGAAAATTTAAGGAAATTAACCTCGTCTCAAAGCGGATCGTTAGCCCAGATCATGTTGATTTAAATGTCAGTGGATTCTTGCCTGAAATTTCTCAAATGTCTGGCTTTGAAGATCACTTgaatgatttcatcaaacCTGAGGACGAGACTTCGATTAGATCCATGAGCCGTACCAATCTGAAGAGAAATGTTAGTGGAGGTTTGCAAGGTGCCAGAAGAGTCTCGTCGAGATATAACTCCTTGAGACCAGTAAGAGTCTACAGCAGGGAGATTGTCCCCTCTCTGTTCGTCAATTCTGAAGGAGGTCCTAAGCGTTCCAGATTCCATGTGCCATCGTTTGAGATCAAGAGATCCAACTCAATCTTGTCGCCTAAGAATCAGTACaacgacatttttgaagacacCCAGCCAACAATCAGGGCAAGCGGAATGAAAACACTTCCAAGCATGGATAGAGATGATGTGAAGCGGATTATGCAATTAAAGAAGTCCATGAGCCAGGAAGAGTATTCAAATTTAAAATTTGGCGGTGCAAGTCAGAAAATTGTTCAGGGACAAGCGGGCAACTTCGAACATGTTCAGCAAAAGGCTTCTATTTACTCTTCAATGTTATCGTCCATCCCAACTCATACTGAAGAGAGGACCACGCTTGATCACGTTTCAAATGAACTTTCTGCCAAACCTATTGCCCTCGAAAGCCATGAGGCGTTCGTACGCGAGGCTGATCAGGATGACATGCCAAGTTCTAATCGCCAAGTTGCTCCCAAGAGTAGTGAGCAGTCGTTTCTTCCAGATCCAGAACCGGAGTATGTTGGGTTCCCAAGCGAAaacattgatgaaaaggagAGTCACGCAAACGTCACCCCCTTGGCGGAAAGCGATAGCAATAGGCTCAATGTTATTCCTGGAGCTTACGATATTTCTGACGCTTCTAGGACTcccaagaaggaaaacATGAACACCTCCCCTGTCAAAGTGGTAATAGCACCATACAAAGAGGACCAGCCAAGATCTCCAATCAAGGTCAATAGCTCGCCTATCAAGCTTGTCAGGCAAGGCTCGTCGATCACAGGGatcaagcttgaagatAAATTCAATGGAAACGCTTCCTTCGATGGGACGCAAATCGTAAACAATAAAATCAGGGAAAATAAGGGCCATCACTTCGCTCTAAGCACGGTTTCCGTGCCGACACTCAACGCTGATGTTGAGTCTGAGCAAAGATCAACGGGACCAGAGATACTTGACGATTCTAAAGTTCACTCAGGGACTGCTTCTGCTGCCAGGAGCAGGGAGCCTTCTGCGGTGCAAGAAATTCCAAAAGAACGTGGAAAGCTATTCTTACGTGTTACAGGTATCAAGAACATTAATCTTCCTGACATACAAGAAAGAAATGGTAGGTTCAATATTACCTTAGACAATGGTGTGCATTGCATCAAGACTCCAAACTACAAGATGCACAAGTCGGCTGTCTATGTTGGCAAAGAGTTTGAGTTGACAGTCGGGGAGTCATTGGAATTTATTTTGACAATGAAGGCAATCTTCGAGAAGCCCAGAGAAACGATGAAGGAAATCAAAGAGAGACGTGTGGTTAAATCCAAAAACAAGATCGGCAGAATGTTTGGATCGAAGGATATCATTACCACCACAAAATTTGTGCCACAGAAAGTGGAAGACTCGTGGAGTCACATTGTTGCGAATGATGGCTCTTTCGCAAGATGCTATGTTGATTTAGATCAGTACGTTGACCAAATAACTGGCACCGCTGCTAATTTCAACCTCAACTGCTTCAATGAGTGGGCAACTAAGAGCGGCAGTGGTGCGAGATGTGAGCCATACACAATTGCTCAGCTCGAAGTCAAGATGCTATTCGTTCCAAGAACTGAGCCTTATGAGATTTTGCCCACAAGTATTAAATCTGCCTACGAGAGTCTTGACGACTTGCGTGCTGAAAAGGACTTGAAGCTTGAAGGGTACTTACATCAGGAAGGTGGAGATTGCGAGACGTGGAAGAAGCGGTTCTTCAAACTTTCCGGTACCAATTTGATTGCCCACTCTGAGTTCTCCCACAAGACCAGAGCTAAAATCAACTTAGCGAAGGTCGTCGAGGTAATCTACGTTGACAAAGAGAACATGAATCGGTCTTCATCGAACTATAGAAACTTCAGTGATATTTTACTCGTCGAGAATGCCTTCAAGATACGTTTTGCCAATGGGGAGATAATTGACTTTGGCGCCCCTAacaaggaggaaaaaattAAGTGGATTTCGACCATCCAAGACATTGTTTACAGAAATAAGTTCCGCAGACAACCATGGGTAAAAATCATGCAAAAAAACAACGTGGGAAAACCACGGCCTCGGTCGATTATGTCATTTGCGAGTGATTTGAGGAACTAG
- the GUT1 gene encoding glycerol kinase: MPRRSSNAPSNPVVATIDIGTTSARCILFAKDGTEVAKHQIEYSTSASEAPETSSNTDQYRRRSSLMRHNEPIFTAEGVAISITDNVEIENNAASLGPTLRFPQPGWVECMPVHILANAVECLVACLITLRKINQNPDIKIKYKVKCIGIANMRETTLIWHRKTGKPLCNGITWTDTRTAQIVEHLEHMTDKETKDALHSKTGLPLSTYFSAAKVRWLLDNDDQIREEYESGEGNLMFGTVDTWLIYHLTKERSYVTDVTNASRTSFMNLETHDYDDELFEFWGIDRDKIHFPKIVSSSEHYGSFAAPNLSHLGFHNKITQDAYDMLKTIYNVPICGCLGDQSASLVGQMAVKPGSAKCTYGTGCFLLYNTGTRKLVSDHGALTTFGFWFPHLDGDDGEPHFALEGSVAVAGSIIQWLRDNLKLIDNAKDIGPLASQVDNSGGVVFIPAFSGLYAPYWDRGARGTIFGMTQYTSSSHIARAALEGVCFQVRAILRAMSEDAGGSKDFLEEAMTTQSEKSPLSTLAVDGGMSKADEVLQIQADILGPCVSVKRAENAECTALGAAIAAGLGLKDPNERLWKNFDDVIESLSGKDGDANVFKAKLPDADRRKNWKRWEKAIERARGWLDEDRDD; the protein is encoded by the coding sequence ATGCCCCGTCGCTCGTCCAACGCCCCCCTGAACCCCGTCGTGGCCACCATCGATATCGGCACCACGTCAGCCAGATGCATTCTTTTCGCCAAAGACGGCACCGAGGTGGCCAAACACCAGATCGAGTACTCGACGTCAGCGTCCGAGGCTCCAGAAACGTCACTGAACACCGACCAGTACCGTAGAAGGTCGTCGCTTATGCGCCACAACGAGCCCATTTTCACTGCCGAGGGTGTGGCGATTCTGATCACCGATAACGTGGAGATCGAGAACAACGCTGCTTCTTTGGGCCCCACGCTTCGTTTTCCCCAGCCCGGCTGGGTCGAGTGCATGCCCGTGCACATCTTGGCCAACGCCGTCGAGTGTCTTGTGGCTTGTCTTATCACGTTGCGTAAGATCAACCAGAATCCAgacatcaagatcaagtaCAAGGTCAAGTGCATTGGCATAGCCAACATGAGAGAAACCACGCTTATATGGCACCGGAAAACAGGTAAGCCGTTGTGCAACGGTATCACCTGGACAGATACCAGAACAGCCCAGATTGTCGAGCATTTGGAGCACATGACAGATAAGGAGACCAAAGATGCCTTGCATCTGAAAACAGGGTTGCCCTTGTCGACGTATTTCAGTGCTGCTAAAGTTCGTTGGCTCTTGGACAACGACGACCAGATCAGAGAAGAGTACGAGTCTGGCGAGGGCAACTTGATGTTTGGGACGGTCGACACCTGGCTCATCTACCATTTGACCAAGGAGAGGTCGTACGTGACCGACGTGACCAACGCCCTGAGAACGTCGTTTATGAACTTGGAGACGCACGACTACGACGACGAGTTGTTTGAATTTTGGGGAATCGACCGTGACAAGATCCATTTCCCCAAGATTgtgtcttcttctgaacACTACGGTTCTTTTGCCGCTCCAAACTTATCCCACTTGGGTTTCCACAACAAGATCACCCAGGACGCCTACGACATGTTGAAGACCATCTACAACGTGCCTATTTGTGGCTGTTTAGGTGACCAGTCGGCCTCCTTGGTAGGTCAAATGGCCGTGAAGCCAGGCTCGGCCAAATGTACTTACGGTACTGGCTGTTTCCTTCTTTACAATACAGGCACGAGAAAATTGGTGTCAGATCACGGTGCCTTGACCACTTTTGGGTTTTGGTTCCCCCATTTGGATGGCGACGACGGTGAGCCTCATTTTGCTCTAGAGGGGTCCGTTGCCGTTGCTGGCTCCATCATCCAGTGGTTGAGAgacaacttgaagctcATAGATAATGCCAAAGACATTGGGCCCTTGGCGTCACAGGTGGACAATTCCGGAGGAGTGGTGTTCATTCCTGCCTTTTCTGGTCTTTACGCTCCATACTGGGATAGAGGCGCCAGAGGTACCATTTTCGGGATGACCCAGTACACTTCGTCCTCGCACATTGCTCGTGCTGCGTTGGAAGGTGTGTGTTTCCAGGTGAGAGCCATTTTGAGAGCCATGTCAGAGGATGCTGGTGGATCAAAGGACTTTTTGGAAGAGGCAATGACCACACAGTCTGAAAAATCTCCATTGTCCACTTTGGCAGTCGATGGCGGTATGTCCAAGGCCGATGAGGTGCTTCAAATCCAGGCTGACATTCTTGGGCCCTGTGTTTCTGTGAAGAGAGCAGAAAATGCCGAGTGTACGGCGTTGGGCGCAGCCATTGCCGCTGGTCTTGGACTCAAGGACCCCAACGAGCGCTTGTGGAAGAACTTTGATGATGTGATTGAGTCTTTGAGCGGTAAAGATGGCGATGCCAATGTTTTCAAGGCCAAACTCCCCGATGCCGATAGAAGAAAGAACTGGAAGCGCTGGGAAAAGGCCATTGAGAGAGCCAGGGGCTGGCTCGATGAGGATAGAGACGACTAA